The proteins below come from a single Candidatus Methylomirabilota bacterium genomic window:
- a CDS encoding glycosyltransferase family 1 protein has translation MLSCQDAGALRIGIDGRELRAGIYTGIGRYVTGVLRAASRDGWPCVVYGDPATDLRATLPGVTLRVISGRWTQWWDQATLPRQLARDRVSVFLSPYYKGPLFAPCPVVLTVHDLFFIEYLGRRRPVYDAALRTAARLYAHRAAAIIADSRYGKRAIVDRLGVAPEKVTVIPVGVGPDFRPGALSDTIRLRYGITSPYILSLGNFKPHKNLPRLLRAYAGLPEPLRATHRLVLAGGDRARRVELEHLARSLGVAAHVLFPGPIADPDLPALYGGCALFVLPSLEEGFGLPALEAMACGAPVVAADRAAIPEVVGAAALLVDPEHEPALTAAMARVLSEADLREQLRQRGLARAREFSPDRTADRVLTLLREVGGAR, from the coding sequence GTGCTATCCTGCCAGGATGCCGGCGCGCTTCGGATCGGGATCGATGGGCGAGAGCTCCGAGCCGGGATCTACACGGGGATCGGCCGGTACGTGACGGGGGTGCTCCGGGCCGCCTCGCGGGACGGCTGGCCGTGCGTGGTTTACGGCGACCCGGCGACCGACCTCCGGGCCACGCTTCCGGGGGTGACCCTGCGCGTGATCAGTGGTCGGTGGACCCAGTGGTGGGATCAGGCGACCCTCCCGCGCCAGCTCGCGCGAGACCGCGTGTCGGTCTTCCTGTCCCCGTACTACAAGGGGCCGCTGTTCGCCCCCTGCCCGGTGGTGCTGACCGTGCACGACCTCTTCTTCATCGAGTATCTCGGCCGCCGTCGTCCCGTGTACGACGCCGCCCTCCGCACGGCCGCCCGGCTATACGCCCACCGGGCGGCGGCCATCATCGCCGACTCGCGGTACGGAAAGCGGGCGATCGTGGATCGGCTCGGGGTCGCTCCCGAGAAGGTCACCGTGATCCCGGTTGGGGTCGGCCCCGACTTCCGCCCGGGGGCGCTCTCCGACACGATCCGTCTGCGGTACGGCATCACCTCGCCCTACATCCTGTCCCTGGGCAACTTCAAGCCGCACAAGAACCTTCCCCGCCTGCTGCGCGCCTACGCCGGTCTGCCCGAGCCGCTCCGGGCCACGCACCGCCTGGTCCTGGCGGGCGGAGATCGAGCGCGCCGGGTGGAGCTGGAACACCTCGCGCGGTCCCTCGGCGTCGCCGCTCACGTCCTCTTCCCGGGGCCGATCGCGGACCCGGATCTGCCCGCGCTCTACGGGGGGTGCGCCCTGTTCGTCCTGCCGTCGCTCGAGGAAGGATTCGGCCTGCCGGCGCTCGAAGCCATGGCGTGCGGAGCTCCGGTCGTCGCCGCCGATCGGGCGGCCATCCCCGAAGTGGTCGGAGCGGCGGCCCTGCTGGTGGATCCCGAGCACGAGCCGGCGCTGACTGCGGCGATGGCCCGGGTCCTGTCGGAGGCCGACCTCCGGGAGCAGCTCCGCCAGCGGGGCCTGGCCCGGGCCCGGGAGTTTTCCCCCGACCGTACGGCCGACCGGGTCCTGACTCTCCTGAGGGAAGTCGGCGGGGCGCGATGA
- a CDS encoding glycosyltransferase, producing MRFALVTADYQPAAVACGVGDYTRCLRRALEELGHPCLVLTSARSHSGEPDVQRLAGRWGPRETLAAWRALRRWRPDVVSLQYTPDLYGYGVAFKLLPLLLRWTRGSPRVVTTFHTLVGGRRVSGPYAALLAASSHGVVSTNAELTELFRRRLPWWKGKLREIPIGASIPEPRVDRSSARRSLRERLGQNADATVLGAFGFPAPGKGLETLVQAMAALNESSEVHLAVIGETRPGDRAHRAMLDRRARDLRVDGRIHWLGRLPEQEVSDLLLGADAYVVPYDDGASLRRGTLIAGFRVGVPIVTTPPRYPDPALSPGETILTVPPRSPGALAAEIRRLLTDPHLQERLRKGSAAAAARFEWPAIAADYVAVGERLRGKEDRVRSERT from the coding sequence GTGCGATTCGCCCTGGTGACCGCCGACTACCAGCCCGCGGCCGTGGCCTGCGGCGTCGGGGACTACACGCGGTGCCTGCGCCGGGCCCTGGAGGAGCTCGGCCATCCGTGTCTGGTGCTGACCTCGGCCCGGAGCCATAGCGGCGAGCCCGACGTCCAGCGCCTGGCCGGCCGCTGGGGCCCCCGCGAGACCCTGGCGGCCTGGCGTGCGCTCCGCCGGTGGCGGCCCGATGTCGTGAGCCTGCAGTACACGCCGGACCTCTACGGCTACGGCGTCGCGTTCAAGCTGCTCCCGCTGCTGCTCCGGTGGACGCGCGGGAGCCCGCGCGTCGTGACGACCTTCCACACGCTCGTCGGAGGGCGCCGGGTCAGCGGGCCCTACGCGGCGCTCCTGGCCGCCAGCAGCCACGGGGTGGTCAGCACCAACGCCGAGCTGACCGAGCTGTTCCGGCGGCGTCTCCCCTGGTGGAAGGGCAAGCTCCGGGAGATCCCGATCGGCGCGAGCATCCCGGAGCCGCGGGTGGACCGATCGTCGGCCAGGCGGTCGCTGCGCGAGCGCCTCGGCCAGAACGCCGACGCGACGGTTCTGGGCGCGTTCGGGTTCCCGGCGCCGGGCAAGGGGCTGGAGACGCTCGTCCAGGCGATGGCCGCCCTCAACGAGTCGTCGGAAGTCCACCTGGCCGTGATCGGCGAGACGCGGCCGGGAGACCGCGCGCACCGAGCCATGCTGGACCGGCGCGCCCGCGACCTCCGGGTGGACGGACGGATCCACTGGCTCGGGCGGCTGCCCGAGCAGGAGGTCTCCGATCTGCTCCTCGGCGCCGACGCCTACGTCGTCCCTTATGACGACGGCGCCTCCCTCCGGCGCGGCACGCTGATCGCCGGCTTCCGCGTCGGCGTCCCGATCGTCACGACGCCTCCGCGGTACCCCGACCCGGCGCTCAGTCCCGGGGAGACGATCCTCACGGTGCCCCCCCGGTCGCCCGGCGCGCTGGCGGCGGAGATCCGTCGTCTGCTCACCGACCCCCATCTCCAGGAGCGGCTGCGGAAAGGGTCCGCCGCGGCGGCCGCCCGGTTCGAGTGGCCGGCGATCGCGGCCGACTACGTCGCCGTCGGCGAGCGGCTGAGGGGGAAGGAAGACCGCGTGCGGTCGGAGCGGACATGA
- a CDS encoding methyltransferase domain-containing protein, producing the protein MKVNFGCGRFPLPGWINVDRDPAVKCDVYHDLNVVPYPFDSGAASEILASHVLEHLDDPFATMAEFARLIRPGGHITVRVPHFSRGFTHPDHRRGFDVSFPLYFRPAFAGGFCGTELECVRLRFRWLGQPALKREELGRARYAVARVLGWWFDWWANLAPAVCSRLWCFWVGGFEEVEFVFRRPGR; encoded by the coding sequence ATGAAGGTCAACTTCGGCTGCGGTCGGTTCCCCCTTCCAGGCTGGATCAACGTCGACAGGGATCCGGCGGTCAAGTGTGACGTGTACCACGACCTGAACGTCGTTCCCTACCCCTTCGACTCCGGCGCGGCCAGCGAGATCCTGGCCTCCCACGTCCTGGAGCATCTCGACGACCCCTTCGCGACGATGGCGGAATTCGCGCGACTGATTCGGCCGGGAGGCCACATCACCGTGCGGGTCCCCCATTTCTCGCGTGGCTTCACCCACCCGGACCATCGCCGGGGATTCGACGTCAGCTTCCCGCTCTACTTCCGGCCAGCGTTCGCCGGGGGCTTTTGCGGCACCGAGCTGGAGTGCGTCCGGCTCCGTTTCCGCTGGCTCGGCCAGCCGGCGCTGAAGCGCGAGGAACTGGGACGCGCCAGGTACGCCGTCGCGCGGGTCCTGGGCTGGTGGTTCGACTGGTGGGCCAACCTGGCGCCGGCTGTGTGCTCTCGCCTCTGGTGCTTCTGGGTCGGCGGCTTCGAAGAGGTGGAGTTCGTCTTCCGGCGACCCGGCCGATGA
- a CDS encoding class I SAM-dependent methyltransferase, producing the protein MSAPHFDSVAHVYDETLPRHVVDHYREKRLAFIGRLLARGSILDVGCGTGALARSLERTGYRVVGVDASAGMLKVFRGEGGHALAEALSDALPFRSGSFDLVITVATLHHVSVPEVVRRTLAEMVRVARPRGGQILVWDHNPINPYWPLLMRRLPQDQDGYRLVPLGEIVTGLRAAGAGGVRTIRAGWIPDFAPPGLLPILQRMESRLERLPVIRALGAHNVVVATRA; encoded by the coding sequence ATGAGCGCGCCCCACTTCGATTCGGTCGCCCATGTCTACGACGAGACGCTGCCCCGGCACGTCGTCGACCATTATCGCGAGAAGCGCCTGGCCTTCATCGGTCGCCTCCTTGCCCGGGGCTCGATCCTGGACGTGGGCTGCGGCACCGGGGCCCTCGCCCGATCGCTGGAGCGAACGGGCTACCGGGTCGTCGGCGTCGACGCGTCCGCCGGGATGCTGAAGGTCTTCCGCGGGGAAGGTGGTCACGCGCTGGCCGAAGCGCTGTCCGACGCGCTGCCGTTTCGCTCGGGAAGCTTCGACCTCGTCATCACCGTCGCCACGCTGCATCACGTCAGCGTCCCCGAGGTCGTCCGGCGGACACTCGCCGAAATGGTCCGGGTCGCCCGGCCGCGGGGGGGCCAGATCCTCGTGTGGGACCACAACCCGATCAACCCGTACTGGCCGCTTCTCATGCGGCGGCTGCCTCAAGACCAGGACGGCTACCGACTCGTCCCGCTCGGCGAGATCGTCACCGGTCTGCGGGCCGCCGGCGCCGGCGGCGTTCGCACGATCCGCGCCGGCTGGATCCCCGATTTCGCGCCCCCAGGGCTCTTGCCGATCCTGCAGCGGATGGAATCGCGGCTCGAGCGGCTGCCGGTCATTCGGGCGCTCGGCGCCCACAACGTCGTGGTGGCCACGCGGGCCTGA
- a CDS encoding glycosyltransferase family 39 protein: protein MTTLVAARSMRLTHAGAAVGLSLLAAAYVLYAVRFVHEPLMADEIFFVQAAERLSRDGELETQRRESLAVFGAPEFPERIRQEGPSTQYALWHPPTYLHLMALVFTGAGAGAAQARLIGLASFVLTLVATYLLAQQAFESRPDRQRIGLLACLILAINPMALQGSLLIDIDNTVLAPATLLALLAIVKLTEIDRLAGLVAIGLVFALLFWVKLTTPLGLLACLLLLLGVRHGPVPAARRAAIVLTVAGLAFLSSWSLYAWSHGLPLLAPFGHVVGSAFHSPPRGGILTALASVGYTGARLALWVSPFLLLLWAIALGRVFRRAPAAVVAPGEHLLALFSIVVFATYLYIGGLTFSFPRYHYPLLPVVAILAAEVASAVLARTRPSGGLALAGMTLAVLVLLAAGDPLLSTYHEIREALVAGASLAPVATHIAGQAAVLVLVPLLFYVAGRRGAARPRSDALILALALSLFAYSAALDVIQARAGYLTRYGYGGRGTAETIALLKESTEPGDFVFAPAELVFGLGDRSAPYPPNEAWTAEEVLTRVLSRPDTKAFVYGIPTNTGLQAEFAARNPRVSQLLAARFRKRVVGSYTIWLRAPVSRDP from the coding sequence ATGACGACCCTGGTCGCCGCTCGATCGATGCGGCTGACGCACGCCGGCGCCGCGGTCGGGCTCTCGCTGCTGGCGGCGGCGTATGTCCTGTACGCCGTGCGCTTCGTCCACGAGCCCCTCATGGCCGACGAGATCTTCTTCGTCCAGGCGGCCGAGAGGCTGTCGCGGGACGGCGAGCTCGAGACCCAGCGACGGGAGAGCCTGGCCGTCTTCGGCGCCCCCGAGTTCCCCGAGCGGATCCGACAGGAGGGCCCCAGCACCCAGTACGCGCTCTGGCATCCTCCCACCTACCTCCATCTGATGGCGCTGGTGTTCACCGGCGCCGGCGCCGGGGCGGCCCAGGCCCGCCTGATCGGCCTGGCGTCCTTCGTCCTCACCCTGGTCGCGACGTACCTCCTGGCCCAGCAGGCATTCGAGTCCCGTCCCGATCGCCAGCGCATCGGGCTGCTGGCCTGTCTGATCCTCGCCATCAACCCGATGGCCCTCCAGGGGTCCCTGCTGATCGACATCGACAACACGGTGCTGGCGCCGGCCACCCTGCTCGCGCTCCTGGCGATAGTGAAGCTGACCGAGATCGACCGCCTCGCCGGCCTGGTCGCGATCGGACTGGTGTTCGCGCTGCTGTTCTGGGTGAAGCTGACGACACCCCTGGGTCTCCTCGCGTGCCTCCTCCTGCTCCTGGGCGTCCGGCACGGCCCGGTCCCGGCCGCCCGGAGAGCGGCCATCGTCCTGACGGTCGCCGGCCTCGCGTTTCTTTCGAGCTGGAGCCTCTACGCGTGGAGCCACGGCCTGCCGCTGCTGGCGCCGTTCGGGCACGTGGTCGGCAGCGCCTTCCATTCGCCGCCGCGCGGCGGCATCCTGACCGCGCTCGCCTCGGTCGGTTACACCGGCGCCCGGCTCGCGCTCTGGGTCTCGCCCTTCCTCCTCCTGCTGTGGGCGATCGCGCTCGGCCGAGTCTTCCGGAGGGCCCCGGCCGCGGTCGTCGCGCCGGGAGAGCACCTTCTGGCGCTGTTCTCGATCGTCGTGTTCGCGACCTACCTGTACATCGGGGGCCTCACCTTCAGCTTCCCGCGGTACCACTATCCGCTGCTGCCGGTCGTCGCGATCCTGGCCGCCGAGGTCGCCTCGGCCGTCCTCGCCAGGACCCGTCCGTCAGGAGGCCTGGCGCTGGCCGGGATGACGCTCGCCGTCCTCGTGCTCCTGGCGGCCGGTGATCCACTCCTGTCCACCTATCACGAGATCCGGGAGGCCCTCGTGGCCGGTGCCTCGCTGGCTCCGGTCGCGACGCACATCGCGGGGCAGGCCGCCGTCCTCGTCCTGGTCCCTCTGCTCTTCTATGTCGCCGGCCGCCGGGGTGCCGCCCGCCCGCGGAGCGATGCCCTGATCCTGGCTCTCGCCCTCAGCCTGTTCGCGTACAGCGCGGCGCTCGACGTCATCCAGGCGCGCGCCGGCTATCTCACGCGGTACGGGTACGGGGGGCGGGGGACGGCCGAGACGATCGCCCTTCTCAAGGAATCCACGGAGCCCGGGGATTTCGTCTTCGCGCCGGCCGAGCTCGTCTTCGGCCTGGGTGATCGCTCGGCGCCCTATCCGCCGAACGAAGCCTGGACGGCGGAAGAGGTGCTGACCCGGGTGCTTTCCCGCCCGGACACCAAGGCCTTCGTGTACGGCATCCCCACGAACACCGGCCTCCAGGCCGAGTTCGCGGCGCGCAACCCTCGGGTGAGCCAGCTCCTGGCCGCACGGTTTCGGAAGCGAGTCGTGGGATCCTACACGATCTGGCTCCGCGCCCCCGTGAGCCGAGACCCATGA
- a CDS encoding glycosyltransferase family 4 protein, translating to MRILVLSPTFLPVVGGAELILLEVYRRLARRHDVHLLTPFLDSELLRQQASDDYEALVSFPVERYRDRLSFMRVRGHRWTAGAIPPFSLSAVAAARDAVRRLRPDVLNVHYVMPTGLAGVVADRVLGVPTVMTLNGRDVPGPGVPVLWRWWQRAVLALVTDATYGSAYCRTAVYRGAPGRGEVVYNGVEIPPPPGDGGAVRQSLAIPDGEPLIFALQRLAPEKRADVLLQALRRCLDTAGTGTLVIGGKGPEEARLRALVGELGIDKHVRFAGYIPRAMLPSFFTACDLFAFHSTFETFGVVVAQAMSYGRAVVTVRNTALPEIVGEAGLLVETGDWRGLGDALARLVRDEALRSRLGQAGRARAERLFDWDRIAEAYEAVLSHAARRTPQRREALGHGH from the coding sequence ATGAGGATTCTGGTCCTGAGCCCGACGTTCCTGCCGGTCGTGGGCGGCGCCGAGCTGATCCTCCTCGAGGTCTACCGGCGGCTGGCGCGTCGGCACGACGTCCACCTCCTCACCCCGTTCCTGGACTCGGAGCTCCTCCGGCAGCAGGCATCCGACGACTACGAGGCCCTCGTCTCGTTTCCCGTGGAGCGCTACCGGGACCGGCTCTCCTTCATGCGGGTGCGCGGGCACCGCTGGACGGCCGGCGCGATTCCGCCCTTCTCCCTGTCGGCCGTCGCCGCCGCGCGCGACGCCGTCCGCCGGCTTCGCCCCGACGTGCTGAACGTGCATTACGTCATGCCCACGGGGCTGGCCGGGGTCGTGGCCGATCGGGTCCTGGGGGTGCCGACGGTCATGACCCTCAACGGCCGCGACGTGCCGGGGCCGGGGGTCCCGGTCCTGTGGCGATGGTGGCAGCGCGCCGTCCTGGCGCTCGTCACCGACGCGACCTACGGGTCCGCCTACTGCCGCACGGCGGTCTATCGGGGCGCGCCCGGACGCGGCGAAGTCGTCTACAACGGCGTCGAGATTCCACCCCCGCCGGGCGATGGCGGCGCCGTCCGCCAGTCCCTGGCCATTCCCGACGGCGAGCCGCTCATCTTCGCCCTCCAGCGACTCGCGCCCGAGAAGCGCGCGGATGTCCTGCTCCAGGCCCTGCGGCGCTGCCTCGACACCGCGGGAACGGGCACGCTCGTCATCGGCGGCAAGGGGCCCGAGGAGGCCCGGCTGCGCGCCCTGGTCGGGGAGCTCGGCATCGACAAGCACGTCCGCTTCGCCGGATACATCCCGCGCGCGATGCTCCCGTCCTTCTTCACGGCCTGCGATCTGTTCGCCTTCCACTCGACGTTCGAGACCTTCGGCGTCGTCGTGGCCCAGGCGATGAGCTACGGGCGCGCCGTCGTCACCGTGCGGAACACCGCCCTCCCGGAGATCGTGGGGGAGGCCGGGCTGCTGGTGGAGACGGGCGACTGGCGAGGGTTGGGCGACGCCCTGGCGCGCCTCGTCCGCGATGAGGCCCTGCGATCCCGCCTCGGCCAGGCCGGGCGCGCCCGCGCCGAGCGGCTGTTCGACTGGGACCGCATCGCCGAGGCCTACGAGGCGGTGCTGAGCCACGCGGCCCGCCGAACCCCGCAGCGGCGCGAGGCCCTCGGCCATGGCCATTAG
- a CDS encoding glycosyltransferase family 2 protein: MILPAYNEGPSIFKAVEEFLSCPYVDEVVVVDNNSTDDTAAEVRRTRARLVSEPRQGYGYALQRGLREADGDYLILAEPDGTFLARDVLKLLAYAGDFNVVMGTRTTKELIWREANMGWFLRAGNIVVAKLLEILHGGPSLSDCGCTLRLLDRSAYDTIKDRLSVGGSHFLVDMTICALASRLSVIEIPVNYLGRTGSSKITGTLGGTVSTGLRMLGLILRRWLRGWR, encoded by the coding sequence GTGATCCTGCCCGCCTATAACGAGGGCCCGAGCATCTTCAAGGCGGTCGAGGAGTTCCTGTCCTGCCCGTACGTCGACGAGGTCGTCGTGGTCGACAACAACTCGACCGACGACACGGCGGCCGAAGTGCGTCGCACCCGCGCTCGGCTGGTCAGCGAGCCCCGGCAGGGATACGGGTATGCCCTCCAGCGGGGCCTGCGGGAGGCCGACGGCGACTATCTGATCCTGGCCGAGCCTGACGGCACATTCCTGGCTCGGGACGTCCTCAAGCTCCTCGCCTATGCCGGGGACTTCAACGTGGTCATGGGTACGCGGACCACGAAGGAGCTCATCTGGCGCGAGGCGAACATGGGGTGGTTCCTCCGGGCGGGCAACATCGTCGTGGCCAAGCTGCTGGAGATCCTCCACGGCGGCCCTTCCCTTTCCGACTGCGGCTGCACGCTGCGCCTGCTGGACCGGTCGGCCTACGACACGATCAAAGACCGGCTCTCGGTGGGCGGATCGCACTTCCTGGTGGACATGACCATCTGTGCCCTGGCCAGCCGGCTGAGCGTGATCGAGATCCCGGTGAACTATCTCGGGCGGACCGGCTCCTCGAAGATCACCGGGACGCTCGGGGGAACCGTGTCGACCGGACTCAGGATGCTCGGGCTCATCCTCCGGCGCTGGCTTCGAGGGTGGCGCTGA
- a CDS encoding glycosyltransferase 87 family protein: MKTGLSLPMPRSALTVAVATVIALAAVRYAHDVLKLGLGAPTIDIASYYVFTSALRSGVDPFDRAELTRVAAILQIQVAGTPPTFTSAGYLLFLPLTLLPYPWARLVWLVVSQAALAAAGVLWYRHLRPPAAPALLGLFVVLSYQPILEDIALGNLNQLVLLLVSLACLAHVRGHPVAAAVALSWAVNLKPPYVLLIPFLFWIGSRGTAALALAFAAAWAALGLAVFGTYWLAGYARFLTVGSGPLHGWSKNLSPHALLHRLLRIDGPHLLVEALAIALALAIIGGVMRATRGAAGNREVRLAAWATAVASLPLVSPLTEEVHLVVLLIPLLVVLFRIEQLPGPRDAVLVIVATLLLASRYSVESFPAFAGGPASLASGGKALGAAALALVAARLAGRGAGFAPPSIQVETPRATRGAPSGVP, from the coding sequence ATGAAGACCGGCCTGAGCCTGCCGATGCCTCGCTCCGCCCTGACGGTGGCGGTCGCCACGGTCATCGCCCTGGCCGCAGTCCGGTACGCCCACGACGTCCTCAAGCTCGGGCTCGGAGCCCCGACGATCGACATCGCCTCTTACTATGTCTTCACCTCCGCGCTCCGGAGCGGGGTCGATCCGTTCGACCGGGCCGAACTGACCCGGGTGGCCGCCATCCTCCAGATCCAGGTCGCGGGAACGCCGCCGACGTTCACGTCCGCCGGCTACCTCCTCTTCCTGCCGCTGACCCTCCTGCCGTATCCGTGGGCGCGGCTCGTGTGGCTGGTGGTGAGTCAGGCGGCCCTGGCGGCAGCGGGGGTGCTCTGGTACCGGCATCTGAGGCCTCCGGCCGCTCCGGCCCTCCTGGGTCTCTTCGTGGTTCTCTCGTATCAGCCGATCCTGGAGGACATCGCGCTGGGGAACCTCAACCAGCTCGTGCTCCTCCTCGTCTCGCTGGCCTGTCTGGCGCACGTGCGCGGCCACCCGGTGGCGGCCGCCGTGGCCCTGTCGTGGGCTGTCAATCTCAAGCCGCCGTACGTGCTGCTGATCCCGTTCCTCTTCTGGATCGGCTCCCGCGGAACGGCCGCGCTCGCCCTGGCCTTCGCCGCCGCCTGGGCGGCGCTCGGCCTCGCGGTCTTCGGGACGTACTGGCTCGCCGGGTACGCGCGGTTCCTGACGGTCGGGTCCGGACCCCTTCACGGATGGTCCAAGAACCTGTCACCGCACGCCCTGCTTCACCGCCTCCTCCGGATCGACGGCCCGCATCTCCTGGTCGAAGCCCTCGCGATCGCCCTGGCGCTCGCGATCATCGGCGGCGTCATGCGGGCCACCCGGGGGGCAGCCGGGAATCGGGAGGTCCGGCTCGCCGCCTGGGCGACCGCCGTCGCGTCGCTACCCCTCGTGTCACCGCTGACCGAAGAGGTCCACCTCGTGGTCCTGCTGATCCCCCTGCTGGTCGTGCTCTTCCGGATCGAGCAGCTTCCCGGACCGCGCGACGCGGTCCTGGTCATCGTCGCCACCCTCCTCCTGGCGAGCCGCTACTCGGTGGAGTCGTTTCCCGCGTTTGCCGGAGGGCCCGCCTCGCTCGCCTCCGGCGGCAAGGCCCTCGGCGCGGCCGCGCTCGCGCTGGTCGCCGCCCGGCTGGCCGGCCGCGGCGCGGGATTCGCGCCGCCGTCGATCCAGGTCGAGACTCCCCGGGCGACGCGGGGCGCCCCTTCGGGGGTCCCATGA
- a CDS encoding glycosyltransferase family 2 protein, with protein sequence MTGGDVSVVIVSWNTREYLGRCLAAIPPAAGTLTVETIVVDNGSRDGTPAMVAGEFPGVRVIQSPENLGFGRASNVGARASRGRTLLFLNSDCELGPRALAAMVGALDEEASLGGVLCRLLNPDGTLQPSVHRAPPSPWSLIGDLVFLSSLRYAVYRTPALHRWLLRSTTRSHREAHDVAWGGAACLLVRRDVFEAVGGFDERFFMYCEDMDLCKRIRDAGYRLRYLPGPSAIHHWGKSTAQSPAAMLQEAYRSRLRYFEKHFPGWRGRMAGRIVTAELRVRSLVFSLMACLPSRRQPWFRDRAAASAACLAQLRKS encoded by the coding sequence ATGACGGGCGGCGACGTCTCCGTCGTCATCGTGAGCTGGAACACCCGAGAGTATCTGGGCCGGTGCCTGGCGGCCATCCCGCCCGCGGCCGGGACGCTCACCGTCGAGACCATCGTGGTGGACAACGGATCACGGGACGGGACCCCGGCGATGGTGGCCGGGGAATTTCCGGGAGTGCGGGTCATCCAGAGTCCGGAGAATCTGGGCTTCGGACGGGCCAGTAACGTCGGCGCCCGAGCCAGCCGGGGGCGGACGCTCCTGTTCTTGAACAGCGACTGCGAGCTCGGACCGCGGGCGCTCGCCGCCATGGTCGGCGCGCTGGACGAGGAGGCCTCGCTCGGCGGAGTGCTGTGCCGGCTGCTCAACCCGGACGGGACGCTCCAGCCTTCCGTCCACCGCGCCCCGCCGTCTCCCTGGAGCCTGATCGGCGATCTCGTCTTCCTGTCCTCGCTCCGCTACGCGGTCTACCGGACGCCGGCGCTCCACCGCTGGCTCCTGCGCTCGACCACCCGCTCTCACCGGGAAGCCCACGACGTCGCGTGGGGCGGGGCGGCGTGCTTGCTGGTCCGACGCGACGTCTTCGAGGCCGTCGGCGGCTTCGACGAGCGGTTCTTCATGTACTGCGAGGACATGGACCTCTGCAAGCGGATTCGCGACGCGGGGTACCGGCTTCGCTATCTGCCGGGCCCGTCCGCGATCCATCACTGGGGCAAGAGCACGGCCCAATCGCCGGCCGCCATGCTGCAGGAGGCCTATCGAAGCCGCCTCCGGTACTTCGAGAAGCACTTCCCGGGATGGCGAGGCCGGATGGCTGGCCGGATCGTGACCGCCGAGCTCCGGGTCCGCTCTCTCGTGTTCTCCCTCATGGCCTGCCTGCCTTCCCGCCGCCAGCCGTGGTTCCGGGACCGCGCCGCGGCCAGCGCGGCCTGTCTGGCCCAGCTCCGGAAGTCCTGA
- a CDS encoding glycosyltransferase encodes MAIRVLYAHHVDQMSGAEQSLRLLLRHLDPGRVVPVFAGPAAGPFPDALVREGIPVLAVPFGPLRDLGGVVRSVRAVCRVIRRHRIDLVHGNGPRTNVVAGLAARWTGIPAIWHVRNLLYGRMRDVDRMLAALPSAIICNSDAIRERFRGSRAWRKTVTILNAVDTRQFNPAVPREPFRRELGIADGEPAIGIVGRIGLGKGHTQFVEAAIRLVQAGSPGQFLVVGEPLFAEDAWRAEALQARIKDARLEDRIRLTGPRRDIPLVMRGLDILVLASDAEPCGRVLFEAMASGTAIVATNTGGTPEIVRDGREGILVPPRDPGSLARAVDRLIADPDLRASLGRGGAERARQAFTVEQHVARTLEVYTRVLGGAPPAAGAP; translated from the coding sequence ATGGCCATTAGGGTCCTCTACGCGCACCACGTGGATCAGATGAGCGGGGCCGAGCAGAGCCTGCGCCTCCTCCTCCGGCACCTGGACCCTGGCCGGGTCGTCCCCGTCTTCGCCGGGCCGGCGGCGGGGCCGTTCCCGGACGCCCTGGTCCGCGAAGGGATCCCGGTGCTGGCCGTTCCCTTCGGGCCGCTCCGCGACCTCGGCGGCGTGGTCCGCTCGGTGCGCGCGGTGTGCCGGGTGATCCGCCGGCACCGCATCGACTTGGTGCACGGGAACGGGCCTCGCACCAACGTCGTGGCCGGGCTCGCCGCCCGGTGGACCGGCATCCCCGCGATCTGGCATGTCCGCAACCTTCTGTACGGGCGGATGCGGGACGTGGACCGGATGCTGGCCGCGCTCCCGTCGGCCATCATCTGCAACTCGGATGCGATCCGCGAGCGCTTCCGCGGCAGCCGGGCGTGGCGGAAGACGGTCACCATCCTCAACGCGGTGGACACCCGCCAGTTCAACCCCGCCGTCCCCCGGGAGCCGTTCCGCCGCGAGCTCGGGATCGCCGACGGAGAGCCGGCCATCGGCATCGTCGGGCGCATCGGCCTGGGCAAGGGACACACCCAGTTCGTCGAGGCGGCGATCCGGCTCGTGCAGGCGGGTTCCCCCGGACAGTTCCTCGTCGTGGGCGAGCCGCTCTTCGCAGAGGACGCGTGGCGGGCGGAGGCCCTCCAGGCCCGGATCAAAGACGCGCGCCTCGAAGATCGGATCCGACTCACCGGACCGCGTCGCGACATCCCGCTCGTGATGCGCGGCCTGGACATCCTGGTCCTGGCCTCGGACGCCGAGCCGTGCGGCCGGGTCCTGTTCGAGGCCATGGCCTCCGGCACGGCGATCGTGGCCACCAACACCGGGGGCACGCCCGAGATCGTCCGAGACGGGCGCGAGGGCATTCTCGTCCCCCCCCGCGACCCGGGCAGCCTCGCCCGCGCCGTCGACCGCCTCATCGCCGACCCGGACCTCCGGGCGAGTCTGGGGCGGGGCGGCGCCGAGAGGGCCCGGCAGGCGTTCACGGTGGAGCAGCACGTCGCCCGCACGCTCGAGGTCTACACCCGGGTCCTGGGCGGCGCCCCGCCGGCGGCCGGCGCTCCATGA